agaagtagtgactcctcTGCTAGGTTCGTGCTAAGTGGCCTAGGTGGGAGACCCTGTAGTGGACGTGGTGACAGAGAGTCAGACCAGACAGAAGGTATGGGACCTAGGGAATCACAACACCGTACTGACCGCCGGGGATAGGGGTGGTCTGACAAAGGGGCAACCCTATCAGAGGAGGTGACGGGTTCGATAATGTACTGTTCCGAAAGGGCTCAGTGACATGGCCCGATTTTGATAGACGGATTTACTTCCAAAGGTGACCGAGAAGGGTCTCTGGTTGGGTAAGGGaaggtgccaagccccacggctttaggcagaggggaggTATGTAAGGAGGCCAATGGCCCCATAATCAATGGAAGGTacagtatgtgtcacagggatggctgCTCCCTGTGATGTAAACCGGAGTATTTTTGCTTTAGTGCACATAAGCACTAGGATGTTGTttggtgcacctgggtccgggttgcgggtagctatgagacatgggcgggtctggctacccacaaacCTCACCTGTGGATGTGGTTACAAcctacataatggaggctgttgtttggtacAGGGCTGTGTCTTGGGAGCTAGAAGGCCTGTGTGTGTGACTCCAGAGTGAGCCAGGGTGTTGGACATTGCCCagtctgtgtgcccacaggcctgagggagCAGAACCCGACTAAGGACATTATTGTGTTGTTTTGCCGGTTCTAAAGGCCGGTTACCTTTTTGTGGTTGCTTaggggtttatggagcaaataaacccgcaCAGACTTTTTTAAAGAAACGcgcctcctgtcttcctcctgccACATCTGAGTGAGTACAATCTCTACGACATCCAAACTGTGAATTAGGAATATCGCAATATAGGGCCAAATAGCACTGCTCACCCAATACTGGAAACTAATAATTCCACACAACATCTGCAAAGTGGGCCCTTTTAGTGTTCACATAAATATACCATACAGTGCCCATATGGCATTGTTTACAGTGGTAACATGGTAAATCTGTATAGTGTGTAATAAGACTtctatactgtgctaacataattgtACCATGGTGACCAGAAAaaactgccatactgtgctaacattatTGTACCATATTGACcacataacactgccatactgtgctaacataattgtACCATACTGACCgcataacactgccatactgtgctaacataatagatTGTTGCCATAAGGTGTTCTCATACTTGTTCCACACAGTGTTTAGATATCCCCGCCATACCATGCATTtagcacataatactgccatatggtgtTCATCTAATTGCTTTAGGCTGGTTTCTCCCCTAAGCTCCCTTAAGTGTAGTTCTTCCCTTAAGCTCCGCACGTCTAAAcgccgcatgcggaagcatccgcatacaacgcatgtccatgtgtacccaatgttaaagataggtacgcaggacgcatgcggaagaagacggagcttaagggaggaactacgcagccatacgcagaccagccacatgcaagtgtgaacttagccttacacagTGCCTCACGCTGCATACGTCATATGACGAGCTTTCTTGTCTGTGCAGTCACTATATGAAAAGTGCTGACTGTCTTTATTTTATTATAGAAATTTGGAGGAAACCTGGAGAAATCTCAAGTGACCCAACACTAGACATTGCAGGGGATTTATAGGGCGCCAAAGTAATGTCACCAATAAACCGACATCCATAGATGTCTGACTATGAGCGGAGACATCACCGACTGCTAGGACGATTATATCACTATTATGATGTTTCCCAGTTCTGCAGCCGCCAACCTCAGCTGCACCCCAGACCACAATCTGGACCAGTACCTATTCCCCATCACTTACATAGTGGTGTTCATAATGAGTGTCCCGGCCAACATCATCTCCATGTACATCTCCTACCAGCAGGTGATGAAGAAGAATGAGCTGGGCATCTACCTGTTCAACCTGTCCTGCGCCGACCTCTTCTACGCTCTCACCTTCCCCCTGTGGATCGACTTCAGTCTCAATCACAACAGctggcagttttcagaatggttgtGCTCCTGGAGCGCCTACAGTCAGCACACTAACCTATACTGTAGTGCAGGCTTCCTGACCTGTATATCCGTGGACCGATACCTGGCCGTGGTGTATCCCTTGTATTTTCAGCATCTCAGGACAAGGAGAATAGCGATCTGTATCAGCCTGGGCGTGTGGACGATGCAGAGCGCATCCAACGTTATCATCCTGGTGAAAAACGAGACTTACAACAATTCCGAAGACAACTTGTGCTACGACACCTTCCCCATTGTGCCGTGGCAATCACATTTCAGCATTTTTAACGTCGTCATTGGCCATTTCCTTCCACTGCTGATCATGATCTTCTGCTACTATAGGATCTACGTGGCAGTGCAGAAGAACCAGGCCACGGTGGACACGGACAAGCAGAAGATCAAGCAGCTGCTGCTCACCATTGTGGTCATGTTCATCGTCAGCTTCACCCCCTACCACGTGGTGCTCTTCATACGCAGCATATGGGAGCCGGACAACTGCGACTTTGCCAAGGCAATATTCATCCCTTACAAAGTGACCATCGCATTATCCAGTATCAACTGCCTGGCCGATCCCCTGCTCTACTGCTTCATGAGCGAGGCCGGGAGGGCCGACGCAAGGACCATAATGCAATGCTGCCAAGCCAAGACCCCGTCTGCGCCCAGCTCCGAGCTGCAGACGTTCACCACATCCAAGAGGTTGAAGAGGAGCAAAGCGTTTTATGTCACAAAAGTCTAGAAAAATCATATTTAATGCCACGTAATAGTTTTGTAATAAACCTGTAACATGTCGACACTTGTAGTAACAGAATCTGAGTCCTGATAGTGAAAAGTCAGGTCTGATCACATCTGCAGAGGAGGCATCTGAGGAAACAAAAGCCAACATAGCGCAGCATGACTATAAGAGCGACCATTCCAGTCACTGGGGTCCACAGAGCACCGACCGTATCCCGCATATCAAGGGTTAACAACGGGCGTTCTACTCCCATAACGAGCAGCCATTGTACGGAGCAATATCTCCTGGGTGTCAAAGCAGAAAAGGCTGGAATaaggataccgtatatactcgagtataagccgacccgagtataagccaagacctctaattttgccacaaaaaactgggaaacaccaaggttacttaccggtagccggtttttccggaacccatgacggcacacctgagagaggggatccgcccagtctggacaggaaaccctactgaaaataaaagggcggtacttctctgtcgcttcagttggttttcagagcatgagaggcccccctggttagtacacatgacaAATCCATCACCACATCATATGAACTAAAAACACCCgaaggggtgataaaagggggggaatatacaggtgccgtcatgggttccggaaaaaccggctaccggtaagtaaccttggtgttttcccttcccccatgatggaacacctgagagacttttgtagaatgaaaccttagggagagGCCACCGCTtgcagtacccttctaccaaaggttaggtcagcagaggaagaaatatctagccggtagtgtttgaaaaaagttgagggtgaggaccaggtagcggccttgcaaatttgatcaatcaatacctcagccttttctgcccaggaggtagccacggctctggttcagcatgagggtccctgtcaggacaggaaacccaactgaagcgacagagaggtaccgccattgactgggcggatcccctcaggtgtgccatcatggggaagggaaaaacttaatgactcaagtataagcctagggtggaaaatgcagcagctactggtaaatttcaaaaataaaaatagataccaataaaagtaaaattaattgagacatcagtaggttaagtatttttgaatatccatattgaatcaggagccccatataatgctccatacagtttatgatgagctccttaagatgctccatattaaaatatgccccatacaatgctgcacaaatgttgattgtggccccataagatgctccatacagacatttgccccatataatgctccacaaatgctgattatggccccatatgatgctccatagacacatttggcccatgtaatgctccacaaatgctgattatggccccataagatgctccatagaaatatttgccacatataatgctgcacatggccccataagatgctccatagacatatttgccccatataatgctgcacatggccccatacagatatttgctccatataatgctgcacatggccccataagatgctccatagagatatttgccccatataatgctgcacatggccccataagatgctccatacagatatttgccccatataatgctgcacatggccccatatagatacttgctccatataatgctgcacatggccccataagatgctccatacagatatttgccccatataatgctgcacatggccccatatagatatttgctccatataatgctgcacatggccccataagatgcgccatacagatatttgccccatataatgctgcacatggccccatacagatatttgccccatataatgctgcacatggccctatacagatatttgctccatataatgctgcacatggccccataagatgctccatacagatattttccccatataatgctgcacatggccccataagatgctccatacagatatttgccccatataatgctgcacttggc
This region of Ranitomeya imitator isolate aRanImi1 chromosome 1, aRanImi1.pri, whole genome shotgun sequence genomic DNA includes:
- the GPR65 gene encoding psychosine receptor: MMFPSSAAANLSCTPDHNLDQYLFPITYIVVFIMSVPANIISMYISYQQVMKKNELGIYLFNLSCADLFYALTFPLWIDFSLNHNSWQFSEWLCSWSAYSQHTNLYCSAGFLTCISVDRYLAVVYPLYFQHLRTRRIAICISLGVWTMQSASNVIILVKNETYNNSEDNLCYDTFPIVPWQSHFSIFNVVIGHFLPLLIMIFCYYRIYVAVQKNQATVDTDKQKIKQLLLTIVVMFIVSFTPYHVVLFIRSIWEPDNCDFAKAIFIPYKVTIALSSINCLADPLLYCFMSEAGRADARTIMQCCQAKTPSAPSSELQTFTTSKRLKRSKAFYVTKV